The following proteins come from a genomic window of Blastococcus sp. HT6-30:
- a CDS encoding acyl-CoA dehydrogenase family protein, with translation MAVDTPDFYSIEDLLEPAEIEIRDRVRAFCDAEVTPYINDYWERADFPFEMAQKLAGLGIVGGTIEGHGCPGMSNVAAGLVAAELARADGSIGTFNGVHSFLAMQSIAVLGDDEQRARFLPEMARLEKIGAFGLTEPKHGSDAVGLETSARRDGDGFVLNGQKKWIGNGTIADYVIIWARGEDGAVGGYVVEKGTPGYEATVMTGKTALRAVWQAEITLTDVRVPAANKLANCHSFKDVSQMLDRTRYTVAWRALGLATASYELALAHALEREQFGQPIAGFQLVQDKLARMLAEITSMQLMCWRLSKLADDGRMTAAMASLAKMNHAAKARAIVADARDILGGDGILLDHHIARHHADMEAIFTFEGTDSVQALIVGRAITGLSAISGRKPDKR, from the coding sequence GTGGCCGTCGACACCCCTGACTTCTACTCCATCGAGGACCTCCTCGAGCCCGCCGAGATCGAGATCCGGGACCGGGTCCGCGCCTTCTGCGACGCAGAGGTCACCCCGTACATCAACGACTACTGGGAACGCGCCGACTTCCCGTTCGAGATGGCGCAGAAGCTCGCCGGGCTGGGGATCGTCGGCGGCACCATCGAGGGCCACGGCTGCCCCGGGATGAGCAACGTCGCCGCCGGGCTGGTCGCCGCCGAGCTCGCCCGCGCCGACGGCAGCATCGGCACGTTCAACGGGGTGCACAGCTTCCTGGCGATGCAGTCGATCGCCGTCCTGGGCGACGACGAGCAGCGCGCACGCTTCCTGCCGGAGATGGCGCGTCTGGAGAAGATCGGCGCGTTCGGCCTCACCGAGCCCAAGCACGGCTCGGACGCCGTCGGCCTGGAGACCTCGGCCCGCCGCGACGGCGACGGCTTCGTCCTGAACGGTCAGAAGAAGTGGATCGGCAACGGCACCATCGCCGACTACGTGATCATCTGGGCCCGCGGCGAGGACGGCGCCGTCGGTGGCTACGTCGTCGAGAAGGGCACGCCCGGCTACGAGGCCACGGTCATGACCGGCAAGACGGCGCTGCGGGCGGTGTGGCAGGCCGAGATCACGCTGACCGACGTGCGGGTGCCCGCGGCGAACAAGCTGGCCAACTGCCACTCGTTCAAGGACGTCTCGCAGATGCTCGACCGGACCCGGTACACGGTGGCGTGGCGGGCCCTGGGCCTGGCGACGGCGTCCTACGAGCTCGCGCTGGCGCATGCGCTCGAGCGAGAGCAGTTCGGCCAGCCCATCGCCGGGTTCCAGCTGGTGCAGGACAAGCTGGCCCGGATGCTCGCCGAGATCACCTCCATGCAGCTGATGTGCTGGCGGCTGTCGAAGCTCGCCGACGACGGCCGGATGACCGCCGCCATGGCGTCGCTGGCGAAGATGAACCACGCGGCCAAGGCGCGGGCGATCGTCGCCGACGCCCGGGACATCCTCGGCGGTGACGGCATCCTGCTCGACCACCACATCGCCCGTCACCACGCCGACATGGAGGCGATCTTCACCTTCGAGGGCACCGACTCGGTGCAGGCGCTGATCGTCGGCCGCGCGATCACCGGTCTCTCCGCGATCAGCGGACGGAAGCCCGACAAGCGCTGA
- a CDS encoding NAD-binding protein: protein MPFLLHRFTRFLRLRLSGWRLPLAVAVFVFLSSWLAMALVEPAGSTITAPGTYWWYFLVTGATVGYGDVFPSSIGGRVIGAYVIVGGIVTLTLLFTQLSEALQSLRGRRLRGVVPLDMSDHVVLLGYWPGRTERIVAELTAEGRTQVALCAWNDVMENPMPDQPAVHFVRGDLTHEDVLQRACVPEARTVVIDARDDNETLAVAVAVEHAHPGVHLVAALRDLERRDTLRYVSAGVQVVQWHMPSLLTEEANDPGITQVYSELMTHGGRNTYSLTVPPGFPHATFGECQRHFGSAFGATVLAVRGPDGLAVSPPWDTRVAAGTTLYYVAAGRIPARQLFAGHRS from the coding sequence TTGCCGTTCCTCCTCCACCGCTTCACCCGGTTCCTCCGGCTGCGCCTGAGCGGTTGGCGGCTGCCGCTCGCGGTCGCGGTGTTCGTCTTCCTCTCCAGCTGGCTGGCGATGGCGTTGGTGGAGCCGGCCGGCAGCACGATCACCGCGCCGGGCACCTACTGGTGGTACTTCCTGGTCACCGGCGCGACCGTGGGCTACGGCGACGTCTTCCCCAGCTCGATCGGCGGCCGGGTCATCGGTGCCTACGTGATCGTGGGCGGCATCGTCACCCTGACCCTGCTGTTCACCCAGCTGTCCGAGGCCCTGCAGTCGCTGCGGGGCCGGCGCCTGAGAGGTGTGGTCCCCCTGGACATGTCCGATCACGTGGTGCTGCTGGGCTACTGGCCCGGGCGCACCGAGCGGATCGTCGCCGAGCTGACCGCCGAGGGGCGGACCCAGGTGGCGCTGTGCGCCTGGAACGACGTCATGGAGAACCCGATGCCGGACCAGCCGGCGGTGCACTTCGTCCGCGGCGACCTCACCCACGAGGACGTTCTGCAGCGGGCGTGCGTGCCGGAGGCCCGGACGGTGGTGATCGACGCCCGGGACGACAACGAGACGCTCGCCGTCGCGGTCGCCGTCGAGCACGCCCACCCGGGGGTCCACCTGGTGGCAGCGCTGCGCGACCTCGAGCGGCGGGACACGCTGCGCTACGTCAGTGCGGGCGTGCAGGTGGTCCAGTGGCACATGCCCTCCCTGCTCACCGAGGAGGCGAACGACCCCGGCATCACGCAGGTCTACAGCGAGCTCATGACCCACGGCGGTCGCAACACCTACTCGCTGACGGTGCCCCCGGGCTTCCCGCACGCCACGTTCGGCGAGTGCCAGCGCCACTTCGGCTCTGCCTTCGGTGCGACGGTGCTGGCGGTGCGCGGCCCCGACGGGCTCGCGGTCAGCCCGCCGTGGGACACCCGCGTCGCGGCGGGGACGACGCTCTACTACGTCGCTGCCGGGCGCATCCCCGCCCGGCAGCTGTTCGCCGGGCACCGCTCCTAG
- a CDS encoding DinB family protein: MRTAELLVHAYDRVHGGVHRSLDGLGPEHLHRRPGPATNPIGWLAWHLLRVQDDHLSDVAGHEQAWTAQGWAGSFGLPFEAGATGYGFDAEQVAAVRIPSVDLLTGYADDVHARSVDFLRGLSDADLDRVVDTSWDPPVTLGVRLVSVLSDDLEHLGQIGYVRGLLGA; this comes from the coding sequence GTGCGCACCGCCGAGCTCCTGGTTCACGCCTACGACCGGGTGCACGGCGGTGTGCACCGCAGCCTCGACGGCCTGGGCCCCGAGCACCTGCACCGCCGGCCCGGCCCGGCGACCAACCCGATCGGCTGGCTGGCCTGGCACCTCCTCCGGGTGCAGGACGATCACCTCTCGGACGTCGCCGGGCACGAGCAGGCCTGGACGGCCCAGGGGTGGGCCGGAAGCTTCGGCCTCCCGTTCGAGGCCGGCGCGACCGGCTACGGGTTCGATGCCGAGCAAGTGGCCGCCGTCCGCATCCCGTCGGTCGACCTGCTGACCGGGTACGCCGACGATGTGCACGCCCGGTCGGTGGACTTCCTGCGCGGGCTCTCCGACGCCGACCTGGACCGTGTGGTGGACACCTCCTGGGATCCGCCGGTCACCCTCGGGGTGCGGCTGGTCAGCGTGCTCTCCGACGACCTCGAGCACCTCGGCCAGATCGGCTACGTGCGGGGTCTGCTCGGGGCCTGA
- a CDS encoding AMP-binding protein, with product MSAYDERPWLALYGDQPADYAIEFESALDMFRVGVARDPAAVALRYFDGTITRQELDELSDGLAAGLLAHGFGPGDRLAVYLQNVPQFVIAMVAAWKAGGTMVSINPMSRQRELSYLLKDSGAVVLLSLESLYDQVAREVVPDTDVRLVLTTSELEFQTRDDERLFAGTSRQRHEGTTDLLELVAAHRGEVPPPVGLRADDVAFLTYTSGTTGVPKGAMNTHRNVVFTAQVYRDWVHAGRDGAIFGIAPLFHITGLIGHIAVSLLAPAPLVLAYRFEPQVVLDAFVEHRPAFTIGAITAFSALLNAPGFSKDHFASFTSVYSGGAAISPTAEQNFLAATGKHVHNAYGLTETTSPMTVTPFGAASPVDPISGALSVGVPAPNTIVRIQDDEGRDLPLGEIGEIVAEGPQVVAGYWGKPEETAANLPGGALKSGDVGFMNPDGWVFIVDRKKDMINASGYKVWPREVEDVLAEHPAVRESAVVGVPDEKRGETVKAFVSLRPGATATAEELIAHCKQRMAAYKYPRNVVVLDELPKTVTGKILRRELRGQ from the coding sequence ATGAGCGCCTACGACGAGCGTCCCTGGCTGGCCCTCTACGGCGACCAGCCGGCCGACTACGCCATCGAGTTCGAGAGCGCCCTGGACATGTTCCGGGTCGGGGTCGCGCGCGACCCCGCGGCGGTGGCGCTGCGGTACTTCGACGGCACGATCACCCGGCAGGAGCTGGACGAGCTCAGCGACGGTCTGGCCGCCGGGCTGCTCGCGCACGGGTTCGGCCCCGGTGACCGGCTCGCGGTCTACCTGCAGAACGTGCCGCAGTTCGTCATCGCGATGGTCGCCGCCTGGAAGGCCGGCGGCACCATGGTCTCGATCAACCCGATGAGCCGGCAGCGGGAGCTGTCCTACCTGCTCAAGGACTCCGGGGCCGTGGTGCTGCTCTCCCTCGAGTCGCTCTACGACCAGGTGGCCCGCGAGGTGGTGCCCGACACCGACGTGCGCCTGGTGCTGACCACCAGCGAGCTGGAGTTCCAGACCCGTGACGACGAGCGGCTGTTCGCCGGCACCAGCCGACAGCGGCACGAGGGCACGACCGACCTCCTCGAGCTGGTCGCGGCGCACCGCGGCGAGGTCCCGCCGCCGGTCGGCCTGCGGGCCGACGACGTCGCGTTCCTGACCTACACGTCGGGGACCACCGGGGTGCCCAAGGGCGCGATGAACACCCACCGGAACGTGGTGTTCACCGCGCAGGTCTACCGCGACTGGGTGCACGCCGGACGGGACGGCGCCATCTTCGGGATCGCCCCGCTGTTCCACATCACCGGGCTGATCGGGCACATCGCGGTCAGTCTGCTGGCGCCGGCGCCGCTCGTGCTGGCCTACCGCTTCGAGCCCCAGGTGGTGCTCGACGCCTTCGTCGAGCACCGGCCGGCGTTCACCATCGGTGCCATCACCGCGTTCAGCGCGCTGCTCAACGCACCGGGGTTCAGCAAGGACCACTTCGCGTCGTTCACCTCGGTCTACTCCGGCGGCGCGGCCATCTCCCCGACGGCCGAGCAGAACTTCCTGGCCGCGACCGGCAAGCACGTGCACAACGCCTACGGCCTCACCGAGACGACGTCGCCGATGACGGTCACCCCGTTCGGCGCGGCCTCACCGGTCGACCCGATCTCGGGCGCGCTCTCGGTGGGCGTCCCGGCGCCGAACACCATCGTGCGCATCCAGGACGACGAGGGCCGCGACCTCCCGCTCGGCGAGATCGGGGAGATCGTGGCCGAGGGGCCGCAGGTCGTCGCCGGCTACTGGGGCAAGCCCGAGGAGACGGCGGCGAACCTGCCCGGCGGCGCGCTCAAGAGCGGCGACGTCGGCTTCATGAACCCCGACGGCTGGGTGTTCATCGTCGACCGCAAGAAGGACATGATCAACGCGTCGGGCTACAAGGTGTGGCCGCGCGAGGTCGAGGACGTGCTGGCCGAGCACCCCGCCGTCCGGGAGTCCGCGGTCGTCGGCGTCCCCGACGAGAAGCGCGGCGAGACGGTCAAGGCGTTCGTCAGCCTCCGGCCCGGTGCCACCGCGACCGCCGAGGAGCTCATCGCGCACTGCAAGCAGCGGATGGCCGCCTACAAGTACCCGCGCAACGTGGTCGTCCTCGACGAGCTGCCCAAGACGGTCACGGGCAAGATCCTCCGCCGTGAGCTGCGCGGCCAGTAG
- a CDS encoding hydroxyacid-oxoacid transhydrogenase translates to MTSTVPGNPESVFTYGAPQLKFGSGASDEVGYDLSRYGVRRVLVVTDAGVAATGHPQRVAEQMAQFGIEARVYDGAHVEPTDVSLVAAIEEARASGPWDAFVAVGGGSSIDTAKAINLLTTNPGELMDYVNVPVGKGQAPSEPLKPLVAVPTTTGTGSESTTICVMDVLSLKVKTGISHARLRPTLAVIDPDLTRSQPAGVTAASGMDILCHALESYTARWYTTYEHKSPEERVPYCGSNPISDMWSEKALTLLAGSFRTAVRNGDDVQARSDMAIAATFAGMGFGNAGVHIPHANAYPIAGQVKDFHPKDYPAGEAMVPHGMSVALTAPEAFRFTFEASPERHVRAAELLAPGAERPSDLSEFLPTVLADLMRDIDIPNGVGAVGFGEGDIPDLVDGAMKQQRLLATCPRAVTEDDLAGIFRRSMSLW, encoded by the coding sequence ATGACGAGCACCGTGCCCGGCAACCCGGAGTCGGTGTTCACGTACGGCGCGCCGCAGCTGAAGTTCGGCAGCGGCGCCTCCGACGAGGTCGGCTACGACCTCAGCCGCTACGGCGTGCGCCGGGTCCTGGTGGTCACCGACGCCGGTGTCGCGGCCACCGGCCATCCCCAGCGGGTGGCCGAGCAGATGGCGCAGTTCGGCATCGAGGCGCGCGTCTACGACGGCGCGCACGTCGAGCCCACCGACGTCAGCCTGGTCGCGGCCATCGAGGAGGCGCGCGCCTCCGGCCCCTGGGACGCGTTCGTCGCCGTTGGTGGCGGGTCGAGCATCGACACTGCCAAGGCGATCAACCTGCTCACCACCAACCCCGGCGAACTGATGGACTACGTCAACGTCCCTGTCGGCAAGGGGCAGGCGCCGTCGGAGCCGCTGAAGCCGCTGGTCGCCGTCCCGACGACGACGGGCACCGGCTCGGAGAGCACCACGATCTGCGTGATGGACGTGCTGTCGCTGAAGGTGAAGACGGGGATCAGCCATGCCCGGCTGCGACCGACCCTGGCGGTCATCGACCCCGATCTGACGCGCAGCCAGCCCGCCGGCGTCACCGCAGCCTCGGGGATGGACATCCTGTGCCACGCGCTGGAGAGCTACACCGCCCGCTGGTACACCACCTACGAGCACAAGTCGCCCGAGGAACGGGTGCCGTACTGCGGCTCCAACCCGATCTCGGACATGTGGTCGGAGAAGGCGCTGACCCTGCTGGCCGGGTCCTTCCGCACCGCCGTCCGCAACGGCGATGACGTGCAGGCGCGTTCGGACATGGCGATCGCGGCCACCTTCGCCGGCATGGGGTTCGGCAACGCCGGCGTGCACATCCCGCACGCCAACGCCTACCCGATCGCCGGGCAGGTGAAGGACTTCCACCCGAAGGACTACCCGGCCGGGGAGGCGATGGTCCCGCACGGGATGTCGGTCGCCCTGACCGCGCCGGAGGCCTTCCGGTTTACCTTCGAGGCGTCCCCGGAGCGGCACGTGCGGGCGGCCGAGCTGCTCGCTCCGGGCGCCGAGCGCCCCTCGGACCTGTCGGAGTTCCTGCCCACCGTTCTCGCCGACCTGATGCGGGACATCGACATCCCCAACGGGGTCGGCGCCGTCGGCTTCGGCGAAGGCGACATCCCCGATCTCGTCGACGGCGCGATGAAGCAGCAGCGGCTGCTCGCCACCTGCCCGCGCGCGGTCACCGAGGACGACCTCGCGGGCATCTTCCGGCGGTCGATGTCCCTCTGGTGA
- a CDS encoding PaaI family thioesterase: MTVPSARDPRIQAVLDIPLHRYLGVQLRDESDPSAGIRFPVGPAAQNQAEMLHGGIVYALLDVASFLALLPSLGDGEHAVTHDVAASLLRPVRAGAAVDVVGTVLRHGRAVAFMRAEATVDGQLVATGQVTKTVVAPR; this comes from the coding sequence GTGACCGTCCCCAGCGCCCGCGATCCCCGCATCCAGGCGGTGCTCGACATCCCGTTGCACCGGTACCTCGGGGTGCAGCTGCGCGACGAGTCCGATCCCTCGGCCGGCATCCGGTTCCCCGTCGGCCCGGCCGCGCAGAACCAGGCGGAGATGCTGCACGGCGGCATCGTCTACGCACTGCTCGACGTCGCCTCGTTCCTGGCCCTGCTGCCCAGCCTGGGCGACGGCGAGCACGCGGTGACCCACGACGTCGCCGCCTCGCTGCTCCGCCCGGTGCGCGCCGGGGCCGCCGTCGACGTCGTCGGCACCGTGCTGCGTCACGGCCGGGCCGTGGCGTTCATGCGGGCCGAGGCCACCGTCGACGGTCAGCTGGTCGCAACCGGGCAGGTCACCAAGACCGTCGTCGCCCCCCGCTGA
- a CDS encoding alpha/beta hydrolase, protein MTAPGISVRGGAGGIEADLADLVTLARGSTGLAEELASASARCRPVLADPDLLASALLDPAGVARFEAALLEALDGPDGLTVLAARFAARAVVLQGAAAAYEAADRALAELADALEWAAGFLWPVAAGALVLGGAGRVATNPFGVAADIAAVLDDPERWLTEHPGLVDDVMGALPGLGSSMSLLTVGLTGPWLGGADVRVAARRLGRLWPDGSPVVTPLPGDDSGPAVVAPRGVDDLLGALEVRALRSGPEHDTIAVRVVTSANGSTAYVVDIPGTADWKAPLGPVNPQTHDLGTNVRVLGGDATTRQQAIAEALRRAGAGPADPVMLVGHSQGGMVAVQAAADAGTPDFDFDVRSVVTTGSPIARAEVPSSVQVLALENAHDVVPQLDSRDNDDSPNVTTVTFDGQYGSIADNHGIGTAYRPAARAIDASDDPSLVAFRAGAAPFLVGPGDEATVVAHVYEIGRR, encoded by the coding sequence GTGACCGCACCGGGGATCTCGGTCCGCGGCGGCGCCGGCGGGATCGAGGCCGACCTGGCCGACCTGGTCACCCTCGCCCGCGGCAGCACCGGTCTGGCCGAGGAGCTCGCGAGCGCCAGCGCCCGCTGCCGCCCGGTGCTGGCCGACCCCGACCTGCTGGCCTCCGCCCTGCTCGACCCGGCAGGCGTGGCCCGGTTCGAGGCCGCGCTGCTGGAGGCGCTGGACGGCCCGGACGGGCTCACCGTGCTCGCCGCGCGGTTCGCCGCCCGGGCGGTGGTCCTGCAGGGCGCGGCCGCCGCCTACGAGGCCGCGGACCGCGCACTGGCCGAGCTGGCCGACGCCCTGGAGTGGGCCGCCGGGTTCCTCTGGCCGGTTGCGGCAGGGGCACTGGTCCTCGGCGGCGCCGGCCGGGTCGCAACCAACCCCTTCGGGGTCGCGGCCGACATCGCCGCCGTGCTCGACGACCCCGAGCGCTGGTTGACCGAGCACCCCGGGCTGGTCGATGACGTCATGGGCGCCCTGCCCGGTCTCGGCAGCAGCATGAGCCTGCTGACCGTCGGGCTGACCGGGCCGTGGCTCGGCGGGGCAGACGTCCGGGTGGCGGCTCGGCGGCTCGGCCGGCTGTGGCCGGACGGGAGCCCGGTGGTCACGCCGTTGCCCGGCGACGACTCGGGACCCGCGGTCGTCGCACCGCGGGGCGTGGACGACCTGCTCGGGGCGCTCGAGGTCCGCGCGCTGCGCTCCGGCCCCGAGCACGACACGATCGCCGTCCGGGTGGTCACCTCCGCCAACGGCAGCACCGCCTACGTCGTCGACATCCCCGGCACCGCCGACTGGAAGGCGCCGCTCGGGCCGGTCAACCCGCAGACCCACGACCTGGGCACCAACGTTCGGGTGCTCGGCGGCGACGCCACCACCCGTCAGCAGGCGATCGCCGAGGCGCTCCGGCGAGCGGGGGCAGGCCCCGCCGACCCGGTGATGCTCGTCGGGCACAGCCAGGGCGGCATGGTCGCCGTCCAGGCGGCCGCCGACGCCGGCACGCCGGACTTCGACTTCGACGTGCGCAGCGTGGTCACCACCGGCTCACCCATCGCGCGGGCGGAGGTGCCGTCGTCGGTGCAGGTGCTGGCGCTGGAGAACGCGCACGACGTCGTTCCGCAGCTGGACAGCCGGGACAACGACGACAGCCCGAACGTCACCACGGTCACCTTCGACGGCCAGTACGGCAGCATCGCGGACAACCACGGCATCGGGACGGCGTACCGGCCGGCCGCCCGCGCCATCGACGCCAGCGACGACCCGTCGCTGGTCGCCTTCCGGGCCGGCGCCGCGCCCTTCCTGGTCGGGCCCGGGGACGAGGCGACGGTGGTCGCGCACGTCTACGAGATCGGCAGGAGATGA
- a CDS encoding peptidoglycan DD-metalloendopeptidase family protein: protein MATSHDQHHPTVPTRGGLRRIGRAATALTALLALSLLGTTAATAAPGDAKSEHDRVAQEVASIEQRVKDAEARLEQMTLRAEEASGAVLQAEAELATAQQHADAIAAELAAVRAAVARTQGDVAALGREAYMGQDETFSEMEMVLHAEGPGELLQQAATLELLGEDRAEVLEELRVAEAREARLDEEARAAVAQRDAAARTAQEAQVAVDALLAEAQAEFDALSAEKAALDEQLREAEIRMLSMQGTADPAGTWNQLQAAEQAVGAVTATGGGTGLTQGRVTSCYGARWGTMHLGVDIAASIGTPIFTPEPGVVLQAGPASGFGLAVAIQHHDGVITVYGHINQFFVTPGQVVEGGQQIAEVGNRGQSTGPHLHFEVHRGGLYADRTNPVPWLAQRGISLGGSCG, encoded by the coding sequence TTGGCGACCTCGCACGACCAGCACCACCCCACCGTGCCGACCCGCGGGGGCCTCCGCCGCATCGGTCGGGCCGCCACCGCACTGACCGCTCTGCTGGCCCTCTCCCTGCTGGGGACGACGGCTGCGACGGCCGCACCCGGCGACGCGAAGAGCGAGCACGACCGCGTCGCCCAGGAGGTCGCCTCCATCGAGCAGCGGGTCAAGGACGCCGAGGCCCGGCTGGAGCAGATGACGCTCCGCGCCGAGGAGGCCAGCGGCGCCGTGCTGCAGGCGGAGGCCGAGCTGGCGACCGCCCAGCAGCACGCCGACGCCATCGCGGCCGAGCTCGCCGCCGTCCGCGCGGCCGTGGCGCGCACCCAGGGGGACGTCGCGGCACTCGGCCGGGAGGCCTACATGGGCCAGGACGAGACGTTCAGCGAGATGGAGATGGTGCTGCACGCCGAGGGCCCCGGAGAGCTGCTCCAGCAGGCCGCCACCCTCGAGCTCCTCGGCGAGGACCGGGCCGAGGTGCTCGAGGAGCTCCGGGTGGCCGAGGCGCGGGAGGCCCGGCTGGACGAGGAGGCGCGCGCCGCCGTCGCCCAGCGGGATGCGGCCGCGCGCACCGCCCAGGAGGCCCAGGTGGCCGTCGATGCCCTCCTCGCCGAGGCGCAGGCCGAGTTCGACGCGCTCAGCGCGGAGAAGGCGGCGCTGGACGAGCAGCTGCGCGAGGCGGAGATCCGGATGCTGAGCATGCAGGGCACCGCCGATCCGGCGGGCACCTGGAACCAGCTGCAGGCCGCCGAGCAGGCCGTCGGCGCGGTCACCGCGACCGGCGGTGGCACCGGTCTCACCCAGGGCCGGGTCACGTCCTGCTACGGCGCCCGCTGGGGCACCATGCACCTCGGCGTGGACATCGCGGCGTCGATCGGCACCCCGATCTTCACGCCGGAGCCGGGCGTCGTCCTGCAGGCGGGGCCGGCCAGCGGGTTCGGTCTCGCGGTCGCCATCCAGCACCACGACGGCGTGATCACCGTCTACGGCCACATCAACCAGTTCTTCGTGACTCCGGGCCAGGTCGTGGAGGGCGGTCAGCAGATCGCCGAGGTCGGCAACCGCGGCCAGTCCACCGGGCCGCACCTGCACTTCGAGGTGCACCGCGGGGGCCTCTACGCCGACCGGACCAACCCGGTGCCGTGGCTGGCCCAGCGCGGCATCTCCCTCGGCGGCAGCTGCGGCTGA
- a CDS encoding maleylpyruvate isomerase N-terminal domain-containing protein — MGGHQGMAEADRDEVAGMVLGAWDAFLAQAASIDLDRPSRLPGWRAHEICVHLGCWEDHAALHDLITSARAGGPGTPPDPDAVNARVTAAHRDASREEVLAALRRNREATARYLADEPVELDAAPAVSVVGRLPLLSVVLGQAYELAVHGLDLVSCGAEPPSAAVLQSGLAALTDVTGALAASTGIFGRVSLVTPDGGWGFTAHGGGWQVRRLPAGVVDGPAVEAAADLLLDAASGRVNPVPAVARRALKVHDVGGLLQLAPIVQKVPGIPGGPILQLAARTVGGAGGLLGRLFGRG; from the coding sequence GTGGGCGGACACCAGGGGATGGCCGAGGCCGATCGTGACGAGGTCGCCGGCATGGTGCTCGGCGCGTGGGACGCCTTCCTGGCGCAGGCCGCGTCGATCGACCTCGACCGCCCGTCGCGCCTGCCCGGTTGGCGGGCGCACGAGATCTGCGTGCACCTGGGCTGCTGGGAGGACCACGCCGCGCTGCACGACCTCATCACCTCTGCGCGGGCCGGTGGGCCGGGAACGCCACCGGACCCCGACGCGGTGAACGCCCGGGTCACGGCCGCGCACCGCGACGCCTCCCGCGAGGAGGTGCTGGCCGCGCTGCGCCGCAACCGCGAAGCGACCGCGCGCTACCTGGCCGACGAGCCCGTGGAGCTCGACGCCGCACCGGCGGTCTCCGTCGTGGGCCGGCTACCGCTGCTGAGCGTCGTGCTCGGCCAGGCCTACGAGCTCGCCGTCCACGGACTGGATCTCGTCTCGTGCGGGGCCGAGCCGCCGTCGGCGGCCGTCCTGCAGTCCGGCCTGGCGGCGCTGACCGACGTCACCGGCGCGCTGGCCGCCTCGACCGGCATCTTCGGGCGCGTCAGCCTCGTCACGCCGGACGGGGGCTGGGGGTTCACCGCGCACGGAGGCGGCTGGCAGGTGCGCCGCCTGCCGGCCGGCGTCGTCGACGGGCCGGCCGTCGAGGCCGCGGCCGACCTGCTTCTCGATGCCGCCTCCGGCCGGGTCAACCCGGTTCCGGCTGTGGCCCGCCGCGCGCTCAAGGTGCACGACGTCGGCGGGCTGCTGCAGCTCGCGCCCATCGTCCAGAAGGTGCCGGGCATCCCCGGCGGGCCGATCCTGCAGCTCGCGGCGCGCACCGTGGGCGGCGCCGGGGGGCTGCTGGGCCGGTTGTTCGGGCGCGGCTAG